The Mauremys mutica isolate MM-2020 ecotype Southern chromosome 1, ASM2049712v1, whole genome shotgun sequence genome has a segment encoding these proteins:
- the LOC123363071 gene encoding olfactory receptor 51E1-like, protein MPNSNTTDFTNPFTFILQGIPGLEAAHVWISIPFSAMYAIAILGSFTILFIVKREPSLHEPMYYFLCMLAVTDLVMSMSIMPKMLSIFWFNSREIDFSACLTQMYFIHCASEMESGIFVAMALDRYVAICDPLRHSTILTNPMVAKIGLAVVLRSGLLVLPLPVLIRQWPYCRTNIIPEPFCLHVAMVKLACGDTRASSYYGLFVLFCVMVLDTPSHAPLSPSRPISFLTGLSSSKPGT, encoded by the exons atgcCCAATTCCAACACAACTGATTTCACCAACCCCTTCACCTTCATCCTgcagggcattcctggcctggaggctgcccatgtctggatctccatccccttctccgccatgtacgccatagccatcttggggagcttcaccatcctgttcattgtgaagagggagccgagcctccatgagcccatgtactatttcctctgcatgctggctgtcaccgaCCTGGTCATGTCCATGTCCATcatgcccaaaatgctgagcatcttctggttcaattccagggagatcgatttcagtgcctgcctcacccagatgtacttcattcattGCGCCTCAGagatggagtctgggatctttgtggccatggctttggatcgctatgtggccatctgtgatcccctgagacattccaccatcctgacaaaccccaTGGTGGCCAAGATTGGCCTGGCCGTGGTGTTGCGCAGTGGTTTGCTTGTATTGCCCTTGCCCGTCCTGATaaggcagtggccatattgcagaaccaacatcattccTGAGCCGTTCTGCTTACACGTAGCcatggtgaagctggcctgcggcGATACCCGCGCCAGTAGTTACTACGGCCTCTTTGTGCTATTCTGTGTGATGGTTCTGGAT ACCCCTTCCCATGCCCCACTTAGTCCATCAAGACCCATCTCTTTCTTGACTGGACTTTCTAGTTCAAAACCAGGCACCTGA